A genomic region of Serinus canaria isolate serCan28SL12 chromosome 1A, serCan2020, whole genome shotgun sequence contains the following coding sequences:
- the RIC8B gene encoding synembryn-B isoform X1: MERGAEPGPELGAVLEAVEGRGGGAEAVERVLAWYNEENRATFRFDPADEDKRKKLCEGILNILEKDTKTSCQVACLEALRILSRDKKVLVPVTTKRNMQILMKLAKLDTVEDPLERVSEFPVIVEALKCLCNIIFNSSVAQKLSLELNLAAMLCNLLQKCKDRQLVDDIKCFDLRLLFLLSLLHTDIRAQLRQELQGVQVLTQALESSLSVRWTEEYKAAEDRDRLPLSLQETDCAIEALKALFNVTLDSWNVHSKNESHQFRYMAAILRHCLLTTGPTEEKTEELHSNAVNLLSNVPVSCLDVLINPSSQEETDIKYNGMNMGAIQILLDFMEKRIDKGSSYREGLTPVLSLLTECCRTHRNIRKFIKAQVLPPLRDVSNRPEVGTTVRNKLVRLMTHVDLGVKQIAAEFLFVLCKERVDSLLKYTGYGNAAGLLAARGLLAGGRGDHWYSDDEDTDTEEYKSAKPNINLITGHLEEPMPNPMDEMTEEQKEYEAMKLVNMFDKLSRDELIKPMGVRPDGTMAPLEEAVSQYHISKQESSDSD; the protein is encoded by the exons ATGGAGCGGGGCGCCGAGCCGGGCCCGGAGCTGGGCGCGGTGCTGGAGGCCGTGGaggggcgcggcggcggcgccgagGCGGTGGAGCGCGTCCTGGCGTGGTACAACGAGGAG AATCGGGCCACTTTCAGGTTTGACCCTGCAGATGAAGACAAAAGAAAG AAACTGTGCGAAGGAATTCTAAACATCCTtgaaaaagacacaaaaacTTCATGTCAAGTTGCCTGCCTGGAGGCCCTCCGGATTCTCTCCCGGGACAAGAAGGTTTTAGTGCCTGTAACCACAAAGAGGAACATGCAGATCCTTATGAAGCTAGCAAAGCTGGACACTGTGGAAGATCCATTGGAGAGAGTATCTGAATTTCCTGTGATAGTAGAAGCCTTAAAATGCCTCtgtaacataatttttaatagttCAGTTGCACAGAAGCTCAGTTTGGAACTGAATCTTGCAGCAATGCTCTGCAATCTTCTGCAGAAATGTAAGGACCGGCAGCTTGTTGATGACATTAAATGCTTTGATTTGCGTCTCCTCTTCCTCTTGTCGCTTCTGCACACAGATATTAGAGCACAGTTGCGTCAGGAGCTACAAGGGGTGCAGGTTTTGACTCAGGCTTTGGAGAGTTCTCTGAGTGTAAGATGGACAGAAGAGTATAAGGCAGCAGAAGATCGTGACAGGCTTCCTCTTTCTTTGCAAGAGACAGATTGTGCCATTGAGGCACTAAAGGCTCTATTTAATGTAACACTTGACAGTTGGAATGTCCACAGCAAG aaTGAATCTCATCAATTTCGTTACATGGCTGCCATCCTTCGACACTGCTTATTAACCACGGGCCctactgaagaaaaaactgaagAGTTGCACAG CAATGCAGTCAACCTCTTAAGCAATGTTCCTGTTTCTTGCTTGGATGTTCTTATTAATCCATCATCCCAAGAGGAAACAGATATAAAATACAATGGTATGAATATGGGAGCAATTCAGATTTTACTGGATTTCATGGAGAAGAGAATAGACAAG GGAAGCAGCTACAGAGAAGGTCTGACTCCAGTTCTTAGTTTATTAACTGAATGCTGCCGAACTCACAGGAATATCAGGAAGTTTATCAAAGCTCAG GTACTGCCCCCATTAAGAGATGTCTCAAACCGTCCTGAAGTTGGCACAACAGTGAGGAACAAACTTGTGCGCCTTATGACACACGTTGACCTTGGAGTAAAGCAAATTgcagctgaatttctttttgttctatGTAAAGAGAGAg TTGATAGCTTGTTGAAATACACAGGCTATGGTAACGCAGCAGGATTGCTGGCTGCCAGGGGCCTGctagcaggaggaagaggagatcATTGGTACTCAGATGATGAGGATACAGACACAGAAGAATACAAATCTGCAAAGCCAAA CATTAACCTTATAACTGGTCACTTAGAAGAACCAATGCCCAATCCAATGGATGAAAtgacagaagaacaaaaagaatATGAAGCTATGAAGCTTGTCAACATGTTTGATAAACTTTCCAG
- the RIC8B gene encoding synembryn-B isoform X4 has translation MQILMKLAKLDTVEDPLERVSEFPVIVEALKCLCNIIFNSSVAQKLSLELNLAAMLCNLLQKCKDRQLVDDIKCFDLRLLFLLSLLHTDIRAQLRQELQGVQVLTQALESSLSVRWTEEYKAAEDRDRLPLSLQETDCAIEALKALFNVTLDSWNVHSKNESHQFRYMAAILRHCLLTTGPTEEKTEELHSNAVNLLSNVPVSCLDVLINPSSQEETDIKYNGMNMGAIQILLDFMEKRIDKGSSYREGLTPVLSLLTECCRTHRNIRKFIKAQVLPPLRDVSNRPEVGTTVRNKLVRLMTHVDLGVKQIAAEFLFVLCKERVDSLLKYTGYGNAAGLLAARGLLAGGRGDHWYSDDEDTDTEEYKSAKPNINLITGHLEEPMPNPMDEMTEEQKEYEAMKLVNMFDKLSRDELIKPMGVRPDGTMAPLEEAVSQYHISKQESSDSD, from the exons ATGCAGATCCTTATGAAGCTAGCAAAGCTGGACACTGTGGAAGATCCATTGGAGAGAGTATCTGAATTTCCTGTGATAGTAGAAGCCTTAAAATGCCTCtgtaacataatttttaatagttCAGTTGCACAGAAGCTCAGTTTGGAACTGAATCTTGCAGCAATGCTCTGCAATCTTCTGCAGAAATGTAAGGACCGGCAGCTTGTTGATGACATTAAATGCTTTGATTTGCGTCTCCTCTTCCTCTTGTCGCTTCTGCACACAGATATTAGAGCACAGTTGCGTCAGGAGCTACAAGGGGTGCAGGTTTTGACTCAGGCTTTGGAGAGTTCTCTGAGTGTAAGATGGACAGAAGAGTATAAGGCAGCAGAAGATCGTGACAGGCTTCCTCTTTCTTTGCAAGAGACAGATTGTGCCATTGAGGCACTAAAGGCTCTATTTAATGTAACACTTGACAGTTGGAATGTCCACAGCAAG aaTGAATCTCATCAATTTCGTTACATGGCTGCCATCCTTCGACACTGCTTATTAACCACGGGCCctactgaagaaaaaactgaagAGTTGCACAG CAATGCAGTCAACCTCTTAAGCAATGTTCCTGTTTCTTGCTTGGATGTTCTTATTAATCCATCATCCCAAGAGGAAACAGATATAAAATACAATGGTATGAATATGGGAGCAATTCAGATTTTACTGGATTTCATGGAGAAGAGAATAGACAAG GGAAGCAGCTACAGAGAAGGTCTGACTCCAGTTCTTAGTTTATTAACTGAATGCTGCCGAACTCACAGGAATATCAGGAAGTTTATCAAAGCTCAG GTACTGCCCCCATTAAGAGATGTCTCAAACCGTCCTGAAGTTGGCACAACAGTGAGGAACAAACTTGTGCGCCTTATGACACACGTTGACCTTGGAGTAAAGCAAATTgcagctgaatttctttttgttctatGTAAAGAGAGAg TTGATAGCTTGTTGAAATACACAGGCTATGGTAACGCAGCAGGATTGCTGGCTGCCAGGGGCCTGctagcaggaggaagaggagatcATTGGTACTCAGATGATGAGGATACAGACACAGAAGAATACAAATCTGCAAAGCCAAA CATTAACCTTATAACTGGTCACTTAGAAGAACCAATGCCCAATCCAATGGATGAAAtgacagaagaacaaaaagaatATGAAGCTATGAAGCTTGTCAACATGTTTGATAAACTTTCCAG
- the RIC8B gene encoding synembryn-B isoform X3 gives MEAFGPESHSRSVAEQGRKQRSLVSQKLCEGILNILEKDTKTSCQVACLEALRILSRDKKVLVPVTTKRNMQILMKLAKLDTVEDPLERVSEFPVIVEALKCLCNIIFNSSVAQKLSLELNLAAMLCNLLQKCKDRQLVDDIKCFDLRLLFLLSLLHTDIRAQLRQELQGVQVLTQALESSLSVRWTEEYKAAEDRDRLPLSLQETDCAIEALKALFNVTLDSWNVHSKNESHQFRYMAAILRHCLLTTGPTEEKTEELHSNAVNLLSNVPVSCLDVLINPSSQEETDIKYNGMNMGAIQILLDFMEKRIDKGSSYREGLTPVLSLLTECCRTHRNIRKFIKAQVLPPLRDVSNRPEVGTTVRNKLVRLMTHVDLGVKQIAAEFLFVLCKERVDSLLKYTGYGNAAGLLAARGLLAGGRGDHWYSDDEDTDTEEYKSAKPNINLITGHLEEPMPNPMDEMTEEQKEYEAMKLVNMFDKLSRDELIKPMGVRPDGTMAPLEEAVSQYHISKQESSDSD, from the exons ATGGAAGCATTCGGCCCAGAGTCACACAGCAGGTCTGTGGCTGAGCAAGGGAGAAAACAGAGATCTCTTGTGTCTCAG AAACTGTGCGAAGGAATTCTAAACATCCTtgaaaaagacacaaaaacTTCATGTCAAGTTGCCTGCCTGGAGGCCCTCCGGATTCTCTCCCGGGACAAGAAGGTTTTAGTGCCTGTAACCACAAAGAGGAACATGCAGATCCTTATGAAGCTAGCAAAGCTGGACACTGTGGAAGATCCATTGGAGAGAGTATCTGAATTTCCTGTGATAGTAGAAGCCTTAAAATGCCTCtgtaacataatttttaatagttCAGTTGCACAGAAGCTCAGTTTGGAACTGAATCTTGCAGCAATGCTCTGCAATCTTCTGCAGAAATGTAAGGACCGGCAGCTTGTTGATGACATTAAATGCTTTGATTTGCGTCTCCTCTTCCTCTTGTCGCTTCTGCACACAGATATTAGAGCACAGTTGCGTCAGGAGCTACAAGGGGTGCAGGTTTTGACTCAGGCTTTGGAGAGTTCTCTGAGTGTAAGATGGACAGAAGAGTATAAGGCAGCAGAAGATCGTGACAGGCTTCCTCTTTCTTTGCAAGAGACAGATTGTGCCATTGAGGCACTAAAGGCTCTATTTAATGTAACACTTGACAGTTGGAATGTCCACAGCAAG aaTGAATCTCATCAATTTCGTTACATGGCTGCCATCCTTCGACACTGCTTATTAACCACGGGCCctactgaagaaaaaactgaagAGTTGCACAG CAATGCAGTCAACCTCTTAAGCAATGTTCCTGTTTCTTGCTTGGATGTTCTTATTAATCCATCATCCCAAGAGGAAACAGATATAAAATACAATGGTATGAATATGGGAGCAATTCAGATTTTACTGGATTTCATGGAGAAGAGAATAGACAAG GGAAGCAGCTACAGAGAAGGTCTGACTCCAGTTCTTAGTTTATTAACTGAATGCTGCCGAACTCACAGGAATATCAGGAAGTTTATCAAAGCTCAG GTACTGCCCCCATTAAGAGATGTCTCAAACCGTCCTGAAGTTGGCACAACAGTGAGGAACAAACTTGTGCGCCTTATGACACACGTTGACCTTGGAGTAAAGCAAATTgcagctgaatttctttttgttctatGTAAAGAGAGAg TTGATAGCTTGTTGAAATACACAGGCTATGGTAACGCAGCAGGATTGCTGGCTGCCAGGGGCCTGctagcaggaggaagaggagatcATTGGTACTCAGATGATGAGGATACAGACACAGAAGAATACAAATCTGCAAAGCCAAA CATTAACCTTATAACTGGTCACTTAGAAGAACCAATGCCCAATCCAATGGATGAAAtgacagaagaacaaaaagaatATGAAGCTATGAAGCTTGTCAACATGTTTGATAAACTTTCCAG
- the RIC8B gene encoding synembryn-B isoform X2 — protein sequence MERGAEPGPELGAVLEAVEGRGGGAEAVERVLAWYNEEKLCEGILNILEKDTKTSCQVACLEALRILSRDKKVLVPVTTKRNMQILMKLAKLDTVEDPLERVSEFPVIVEALKCLCNIIFNSSVAQKLSLELNLAAMLCNLLQKCKDRQLVDDIKCFDLRLLFLLSLLHTDIRAQLRQELQGVQVLTQALESSLSVRWTEEYKAAEDRDRLPLSLQETDCAIEALKALFNVTLDSWNVHSKNESHQFRYMAAILRHCLLTTGPTEEKTEELHSNAVNLLSNVPVSCLDVLINPSSQEETDIKYNGMNMGAIQILLDFMEKRIDKGSSYREGLTPVLSLLTECCRTHRNIRKFIKAQVLPPLRDVSNRPEVGTTVRNKLVRLMTHVDLGVKQIAAEFLFVLCKERVDSLLKYTGYGNAAGLLAARGLLAGGRGDHWYSDDEDTDTEEYKSAKPNINLITGHLEEPMPNPMDEMTEEQKEYEAMKLVNMFDKLSRDELIKPMGVRPDGTMAPLEEAVSQYHISKQESSDSD from the exons ATGGAGCGGGGCGCCGAGCCGGGCCCGGAGCTGGGCGCGGTGCTGGAGGCCGTGGaggggcgcggcggcggcgccgagGCGGTGGAGCGCGTCCTGGCGTGGTACAACGAGGAG AAACTGTGCGAAGGAATTCTAAACATCCTtgaaaaagacacaaaaacTTCATGTCAAGTTGCCTGCCTGGAGGCCCTCCGGATTCTCTCCCGGGACAAGAAGGTTTTAGTGCCTGTAACCACAAAGAGGAACATGCAGATCCTTATGAAGCTAGCAAAGCTGGACACTGTGGAAGATCCATTGGAGAGAGTATCTGAATTTCCTGTGATAGTAGAAGCCTTAAAATGCCTCtgtaacataatttttaatagttCAGTTGCACAGAAGCTCAGTTTGGAACTGAATCTTGCAGCAATGCTCTGCAATCTTCTGCAGAAATGTAAGGACCGGCAGCTTGTTGATGACATTAAATGCTTTGATTTGCGTCTCCTCTTCCTCTTGTCGCTTCTGCACACAGATATTAGAGCACAGTTGCGTCAGGAGCTACAAGGGGTGCAGGTTTTGACTCAGGCTTTGGAGAGTTCTCTGAGTGTAAGATGGACAGAAGAGTATAAGGCAGCAGAAGATCGTGACAGGCTTCCTCTTTCTTTGCAAGAGACAGATTGTGCCATTGAGGCACTAAAGGCTCTATTTAATGTAACACTTGACAGTTGGAATGTCCACAGCAAG aaTGAATCTCATCAATTTCGTTACATGGCTGCCATCCTTCGACACTGCTTATTAACCACGGGCCctactgaagaaaaaactgaagAGTTGCACAG CAATGCAGTCAACCTCTTAAGCAATGTTCCTGTTTCTTGCTTGGATGTTCTTATTAATCCATCATCCCAAGAGGAAACAGATATAAAATACAATGGTATGAATATGGGAGCAATTCAGATTTTACTGGATTTCATGGAGAAGAGAATAGACAAG GGAAGCAGCTACAGAGAAGGTCTGACTCCAGTTCTTAGTTTATTAACTGAATGCTGCCGAACTCACAGGAATATCAGGAAGTTTATCAAAGCTCAG GTACTGCCCCCATTAAGAGATGTCTCAAACCGTCCTGAAGTTGGCACAACAGTGAGGAACAAACTTGTGCGCCTTATGACACACGTTGACCTTGGAGTAAAGCAAATTgcagctgaatttctttttgttctatGTAAAGAGAGAg TTGATAGCTTGTTGAAATACACAGGCTATGGTAACGCAGCAGGATTGCTGGCTGCCAGGGGCCTGctagcaggaggaagaggagatcATTGGTACTCAGATGATGAGGATACAGACACAGAAGAATACAAATCTGCAAAGCCAAA CATTAACCTTATAACTGGTCACTTAGAAGAACCAATGCCCAATCCAATGGATGAAAtgacagaagaacaaaaagaatATGAAGCTATGAAGCTTGTCAACATGTTTGATAAACTTTCCAG